The region CTGGAGCCTAGAAAAGTTGAATTTTTATATCTTTTAGGCTAAAAAAACCAGACCTAATCTTGTCTTAAGTGAGTGTTTTCAGTAGGTCAGGTTAACTTTTCGCTAGAATTTGTTCCTCTGTTCTGTGAGTGAAGAATCTTCTCTCAGAGAGTCAGTAGTGTGTTCCTTTTTACAGAGGAGGGGTTGACACTGGCAGGCGAGCTGCCTGTTAACTGTAAACAGTCTTCAGTCTCGCTTACTCATTTACTTAAACAGTCTCTTGTTTTTGTGTTAAAGTGTCAAGGCTAAATAGCTGGAATTAAGACTCTATAACCTTTAAAGCcaaaattatttactattaatcTTTTAGAGGAAAGTAAAGCTTAGAGGATTGTTGGATATTTAGAATGATTGGAAATTCTCCAGATTATTTTAGAATCCAATTCATTATTCATTATCTTTGCACTTCCTTGAAAATTAATGTGTTGCATTGAATAGCTTGTGGTAGGTTAGCCTATCCCAAcctgtttgtgtatatatgtatgttttcagaaacaAATATAATACTTTATGAAACACTGATGATGTTGTAATAGGTTCTTTGATTATCTAACATTCATCACTACAGAGTGAATTAACAACTGGATTCAAACTTACATcccacaccttcaattccagacCTTTTTCTTCACTACAGCCAGAAATATAGCTACCATATATAAATGGTGAGACTAGGACTTGTGTAGTACTTATAAAGATTAGATTGGGGACTGGAAatattgctcagcagttaagagccctcgTTGCTCTTGCAGCagactcaagtttggttcctagcattcacaaccatctgtaactctagttctaggggatccaatgccttctgacctccacaggcactagacccacatgcatatatgtgggtAAAACACTCatccataggaaaaaaaaaactcttaaaaagtTCCCGATTTAGATACCCAGTACAGTGCAACAGTGCAATTTCCAGCTTTTTCTGTCTCAGAAgcattccctcctccctccctccctcctccctcctccctcctccctcctccctcctccctccctccctcctccctcctccctcctccctccctccctccctccctccctccctccctcccttcctttctctcttttttttttggatgtgtgTTGTTGGTTAGGatttgagacaagagtctcatagctcaggctgacctgaaactgaCCTATATGGGTGAAGCTGACCTTGAagcctttctttcttgcttctgcctcccaaatactaggattaaaggcctagGGGCACAAGCCTATCTCCGCATCTCTTAAAACCAGCCCTGGGTGGCTCTCCTGAGTGTAACTAACTACACTTGCTTGGCggtttgttgttttgaggcagggtctcactttgtagagaGGCTGCTCTCAagctcatgatcctcctgctttggccTCTCCACACTGAGATCATGGGCATGCACAGCTCTGTAATATTTAATTGTGCATACATTTGCTTATCGTCACAGTTGCTGGCTAACTTACATGACTTTACAagggtttttgtgtgtatatgtatatttttttttctttaggtagTTAACTTGCAGTACAGTGAAGTTCAAGATCGGGTCATGCTCACTGGCCGCCACATGGTTCGAGATGTGAGCTGCAAAAACTGCAATAGCAAACTGGGATGGATCTATGAGTTTGCTACTGAAGACAGCCAGCGTTATAAGGAAGGCCGTGTGATCCTGGAACGTGCACTAGTTCGAGAGAGTGAAGGCTTTGAGGAGCATGTACCATCTGATAACTcttgaagaaaaagataaatcCGTCTTTTCCCAGGTCTCCTTCACTGAAAACAGAAATCTACTTACATACACTGTCACCTTAGCATCAGAGTCGGATTCATGAACTGCAAACAAGAAGGTGTGAGAATCTGAGATggaacctttctttctttcttttcaattttgtatTTCCCATCCAACAGCAGTTTGTAGAGAGAATTTTTGCAGATGCCgttaattttttccttttgtttacatCTCGAGGCAGATGAGTCTGCAGTTACGTGGTGGGTTGTGTGAGGGGAAACTTGGCCCCTACAGTGAAAAGGAGTGTTTTTTTGTACATTTTGCGTGGAGAATATGTTAAGAGcatggtttttaaatttatttgggctttgttttaaactttcttttaaacCCAGTTATTTCACTTAATTTGCTAGCTTCAAGAAGAGATCCGAATCTGTGCCCAGCGCTGGAGGCTCAGTGTTAGTGTGGCTTGTGCTGGCCAGTGTGCCATATTCTTGTTGGAGAGGAACTGTAGCACCAGAACCCAGAACCCATTCTTCCTTGTCAGTCCTGACCCACGATGTCACCACCCCTAGTTACTTGTCACCAAACACGTGGTGTTGATTGGAGATTTCCTGAAATGGGGCAGAACTGCTTGGCTGTCTTTCCCATGTAACTTAAGCATAGTAATATAAATAAAGTGATAGTTGGATGTTTTGGTCCTGTGTTACTTCTAAAAATACCTTATAAAAGAGCAGGAGTTTGGTAAGTGATTTTCTTAGTAGTTAGTTTTCTCACTCTAAAGCTACGTTGACTGTGTATAAGGTATTTGTGTAAATGGAAGCATACTGTTTAAACCCACAGTATTGCATTTAGAAACAGTTGAGCAGAAGGTCAGTGTGCATCCTTGCGTAAAACATTAATCTGCATCTATTctaaaagaaggggagaaaatgaAGCAGCGGATCTAAAAATACTGCTTCACAAAGTGTTTCAGCCTTCCCCTCATTTGTGAGTTGACTTTGATAAGTCTGTAGGCCCTAATAGTTTCTTCAAAGGACTGGTCTCTCCTTAGCATCATTTTTCCACATCTTCCCTTTGGAAGTTCACCAATCACATTTGAACTGCACTTGATATCTTCTATTGGTAGAGGTCAGGTTTTGACTCAACTTAATCCTAAATGTATGACATTACAAGGTATCAGAATATGCTTCTTTGTCCAGTCCAGTTATAGGCAAACTGGTACTTTCGGTGgaataaaggacattgaaatCAGCTAGTTATACAAATGAACAGATGAACATTTGTATGCTCAGTATCCAGGTTGGCTAATAAAGGAAATTTGCCTGAGTTGAAAAAGTGCAATCTTTCTGTCATTGCTATTAAAAGTGATTTGAGTACAGTAAAGCTTCTCATACTTGGCTTTGCACACTTGATTAGGGGTATAGTTGCTGATTGAGTAGGGACAGTAATAATACTCCATTTACAGTGAGTGAACTCAACTGTCTTCAACTTGAACAAAACCTTCAAGATGTAAGAATAGTATTTGTTTCCACTGATTTCCACACTGGCCCGTGATGATATGCGGATTCCTAGTCGCATGCCTCACCTACAGCACCGTGTTCATTGCTGtcaaaataaagtatattttgttGTGCATTGGTGCAGAACTGTTACTTATTTTTTACTGATCTGTTCGGTGACCATCTTTGTCATTTTTGATCTTTAAAcgtaatatttatttgttttgagatggtgtctcactgtgtagccctgactgacctggaactttcttGCTTTAATAGCAGACTGGTCTTGAATCCACTACTGAGATttcaggtgtgtactaccacacccagctgactCTGCTTTTGAACAGCTATTACTTATTTTGCTTGACAGTGGTAAAATGATAGTCAATTTGCCATCATTAACTTATTTTGCCATAGCTACAACTGGTTTAGtatgtatgaaaatttcatttGTTAATATAAGTAAATGTCACACTGATAGAACACTCAGGTGTCTGGCAGTTTGAGCAACAAGCTACTTTTTACAGCCTTCATTTTAAAGACTTGAATGTGCTGGACTAAGATGTGGCGccatggcagagtgcttgcttagtgtgCTGGAAGACTTGATCGCTCGCACTGCAGAAACAAAGATCCCATTTCGCGGATGTTTTACAAATTGGAGGAGGGTCTGGAGAAAGTCagtactgctcttctagaagacctgagctcagtccctagCACCCAAATCGAGctgctcagaactgcctgtaactcagctcCAGTGGAGATTCTGGTCTCTGAAGGCTTTTGCAGTCATATACACATCCCCTCTAGTACtccccccaacacatacacataatgaaaaataagccttaaaaaaacacctaataatttttaattgaaggATCTAGTCAGAATGGATTATTTACAGAAAATCAAATGGGAACATTCATTACCAGGAATGATAATGATATCATACCAGGTATGATAATTCACACCTATGACACGAGCACTTCAGAGGCCAGGCTGCAAGTTTGAAGACTTCTGGGTTTCAGACAATTCCAAGCCTGTAGGGGCTACTGCCTGCATGAGACTCTAGTCGTCACAAAACAAGGTCTGTTTTGTTGTGGGACAGGGAAGTTAACAGATCAAATGTATTTGGCTACTAGTACATGGGGGTAGACAAATGTAACCTTTTTCTCTTTGAAGACTTTAGGATCTTTAGGATTCTTAGTTTAAGTGACAGTCCTTAAATATgctttaagtttttttaaatgaattgcgTATGTTGTGATGAGCATgtgaagatcagaagacaaccCACAGgagttttcccctccctccatgtgGATTgaaggaattgaactcaggtcatcaggccggGTAATGGGTGTGTCTACCTGCTGAGATGCTAAACATAATTTGTTACAGTTGTGAGGACTAGTTTGGGACTGAAAGGAGGCATTTCCAAAATATATCCTGTAGCATGTTGGAGTATAGGCCTCAGCCCAGGCTTCAGTCCATAACTAATCTTAGATGAGGTAAAATGGGTAAACTACTCAAAATTCAGAGACATTGATcagctggtgagatagctcagcataCCGTGCTTGCGGTTTAAGCATGAGGGCTTGATgatgaatccccagaacccatgaaaagccaggcatgatagcaAGCATCTCTAGTACATACTGAAGTGTTCTGCAGCAagatgggaggcaggaggatctcaggcgCTTGTAGTCCAGCTAGCACAGCATACTCAATagcaaacaaggtagaaggttgtcctttgacctccacacatgccatggcacacacacacacctggaattCACATGTGAACGTGGACACAGATACACAAAAGTAAAATTGTAAAGATGGAGAAATGTGGTTTAATTCCAAAAGTGTTATAAAAGCTAACAAACATACCCATTGGTTCCTTGTCCACGTACTGCTTCTTCCCTCCAGGAACCACATACAACATCTGATCTAGGGAAAATGAGTTGGGAATAGAGTAAGACTaaactgaaactttcctctaGTACTGATTTGAAGGTGCCTATTACAGGAATAGAGGAAAGAAGTAGAAATCAGGAGTACCGGGTATGGGGCTCATGCTTGTGAGTTTGGACCAACCTGGGCTGTGTagggtaagaccctgtctctgaaaaaaaaatgcatcacaCCCAAAGTGGGTATTTTTATGGtttcaacaaaaaataatgtGTGCATGTAGTGCAGGCATGGGCCTGCCCCAGCAGgtgtgtgggagtcagttcttccacAATGTTTCATTTAAGCAGGGTCTCATTGCTGCCTCACTGTCCACTCTCAGCTAGCTGGCCCACAGCCTGCCTTGCAGCTCTCCTGTCTTGCAGTAGGAGTGCTGGCATTAGACATGGTAGCACCTACAACTTTTTACATGGGCTCCAAGAATTGAACTTGGGCTATCAGGTTTGCACAACTAACACTTTGCCCCTGCTAAACCTGGCCTTTATatgacttctttattttaaaatatgcttctcAAATTCAAGTTTATATAGTAAGGCCAGAAATAATGTACTGAGGTTTTTGTTGAGGGTTGGGATCCTGGACATCCCTTGAGACAGTTAAGGTTTAAAGTCGCCTGCTACATGAACACCTGGATAGCTCACTGAGTATGTAAAGCaagtcctttgtttctttctctaacCTCAAGTGCTGTTTTCAGGCAGACTATCAAAGTGGCATATCCGCTAATGCTAATACACCAGAATCACTGTTTATTAAAATAGTACTTGGATATAAAATGTCCATCGCAGGCTCATGTATGTGAGCCCTTTGCCCCATCTGATGGTACTGTTTTGGGAGGTTGTGAAACCTCAAGGGCATGGGACATCGTTGGCTGATGTAGGCCACCGGGTATAGGCCTTCAAGTTATATTTTCAAGCCCTGCTTCTCTCCTCATTTTCTGCTCCTTAATCTGCTGAAGTGTGAACAGCGTGCACTGCAAGCTCCCACCACCACAGTTCACCCCATTCCGGTCATCAGGCCTTCCCCTCTGTAAGGGACTGTACCCTGTGAAGCTGAGACCAAGGAAACATATCTTAGGTTGCTTCTGTCGTACTTTGCCACAGTGGCTGGAAGAGAAATGAACATAAAGtattataaatcaaaataatctTTCTTATGTTACTATGTGGTCAAAGCATGTTTGCTGCCAGAGGGTCATAGGAGTGGCtaagaataaaaacagataatgtGACCTTTTTCCTGCTTAAGAAATAGTCAGACTTGATGCCACatacctttaatcatagcactagTGACTCAAGATAGGTAAATAAAAAGACAGCTTAAAGATCACTGGGTACAATCTAAAATCTAGTTTTTCCTGTTGACTAACTTAATTGACTTTATGACTCTGCAAAGTCGACTTCTAAGCCGTTGCAAGGGCTGACCATAAAGCCTTTCTCAAGTGATTCTTCGAATACCCTGCAAATGTAGGCCTTACAGATGTGTTGGTGGTGTGCAAGCTGTGGCAGAactacttttctttcattttagtaATCTTGAACAGCTCTTACAATGTTGTAATCCGGTTTTGTGCTGAGCCGAAGAGGGACCAGCTCTTTGAGAGTTCTTCAGTTCTTTGGAGGGTTGACATGTGCCATGTTTGCTAGGCCTTTCAGAAATGAAGGCATTCAGTctgcacttgttttttttttgttgttgttgttgttttgttt is a window of Microtus pennsylvanicus isolate mMicPen1 chromosome 21, mMicPen1.hap1, whole genome shotgun sequence DNA encoding:
- the Ypel5 gene encoding protein yippee-like 5, which codes for MGRIFLDHIGGTRLFSCANCDTILTNRSELISTRFTGATGRAFLFNKVVNLQYSEVQDRVMLTGRHMVRDVSCKNCNSKLGWIYEFATEDSQRYKEGRVILERALVRESEGFEEHVPSDNS